From a region of the Oscarella lobularis chromosome 7, ooOscLobu1.1, whole genome shotgun sequence genome:
- the LOC136189021 gene encoding ribosome biogenesis protein NOP53-like, with protein MGRKRVSKKSKRSWRKHTDIADVEDYLDEARAQERTTGGLVAEQANDALFFVDKGEFDIRDGGNDRDRVLFAGTEPPSAKRPKIAVSSKSTKDEDATARKAETKTKTIRAVVKSKRPKRRKDHVSEDLWKDKATEPPDPIDEYYREVTRQRPVKAPTTMKLNKPLPVAAVEVAAAGASYNPSFESHQKWIFIVKELLKMATENAVKKLKKDQKAQRKLGSLKTTTSDEREAIWLNEMTSSNREDEEAIDSSGDVVSRGDPSQPKTRKQRRKERERKEANDLVKKERNEKQRMQDVYRIKALKREIRDSEEKSKVRMEEKKRKEEINKTKPKRLGSVPYEEPPVVVQLPEELSGSLRKLKPKGSIAFDRKGRKYPLKYYTRKGHRDEDFSTM; from the exons ATGGGGAGGAAACGCGTTagcaagaaatcgaaacgcAGCTGGCGAAAGCATACGGacatcgccgacgtcgaggaTTATCTCGACGAGGCGAGAGCTCAAGAAAGAACGACAGG CGGCCTCGTCGCGGAACAGGCCAACGACGCCTTGTTTTTTGTAGACAAAGGCGAGTTCGATATTCGCGACGGTGGCAACGATAGAGATCGCGTTCTTTTTGCAGGAACGGAGCCTCCATCCGCGAAGAGACCCAAGATCGCCGTTtcttcgaaatcgacgaaagatGAAGACGCGACAGCGCGAAAGGCGGAGACGAAAACCAAGACAATTCGGgccgtcgtcaaatcgaagcgaCCGAAGCGTCGAAAGGACCACGTGTCCGAAGATCTCTGGAAAGACAAAG CGACCGAGCCGCCGGATCCGATAGACGAGTACTATAGAGAAGTAACCAGACAAAGACCGGTCAAA gcTCCTACGACGATGAAGCTGAATAAGCCTTTgcctgttgctgctgttgaagtagctgctgctggtgcttcGTATAACCCGTCGTTTGAGTCGCATCAG AAATGGATTTTTATTGTGAAGGAGCTCTTGAAAATGGCGACTGAGAATGCGGTGAaaaagctgaagaaagaTCAAAAAGCGCAGAGAAAACTTGGAAgcctgaagacgacgacttcagACGAACGAGAG GCAATTTGGCTGAATGAAATGACCAGTAGCAATCGCGAGGACGAGGAAGCGATTGATAGCAgtggcgacgtcgtgtcGAGAGGTGATCCCAGTCAACCGAAGACAAGGAAACAACGtcgaaaggagagagagcgaaaagaagca AATGACTTggtgaagaaagaaagaaacgaaaagcaaCGTATGCAAGATGTTTACAG aatcaaagcgTTGAAGCGCGAAATTAGAGATTcggaagaaaaatcaaaagtgaggatggaggagaaaaaacgaaaggaagaaatcaataagacGAAGCCAAAACGACTCGGATCAGTCCC gTATGAAGAGCCGCCTGTTGTTGTTCAACTTCCCGAGGAGCTGTCTGGATCTTTACGAAAATTGAAG CCGAAAGGGAGTATAGCTTTCGACAG GAAAGGCAGAAAATATCCCCTGAAGTACTACACCAGAAAAGGACACAG AGACGAGGATTTTTCGACTATgtaa
- the LOC136189448 gene encoding uncharacterized protein, whose amino-acid sequence MENLLLGLDVGGTNTDCVVQRGTVVIGSAKRPTSEDVTGGVLEAIRAAIDDAATRNAPASLLAIAERVVRVHIGTTHFVNATVQRKGLAPVAVFRLCGDASRALPPFIDFPPSLTESVEGCYFFLKGGFQFDRTPIETIDPIEVRACVDELRRRRPRCKNIVISGVFSPLDESQEVEVEAIIKSKFPEASVTLSHQVGQTGLLERENAAILNECLKPLCRRMVVSLRLALNEANLTCPFYLTQNDGTVINAARASRFPILTISSGPTNSMRGAAFLSGCSDAIVVDVGGTTTDVGVLRRGFPREASSQVKITEVKTNFRMPDVFSIGLGGGSLVDFEKNQIGPLSVGYEIATKALVFGGSTLTGTDIAVAANMTTIGNKADEVRSSLDSDAVKRVVSKIHAMVEDAVDRVKVTDEDVPVILVGGGSILLDEKRDFRGSSDVKKPPHYDVANAVGAALSQVGGSVDYVISDKDGTREEAHAEAKRRAVEKAKQAGAEPESIQVVEVDEIPLSYLPGNASRIKVKAIGDMKTDDIGAQTDEEEIAVDAESETNPPIIADDDPVASNLLHSALSLPPFNQTASEPNVDPSTGEWILTGYDVECVAVGAGILGCGGGGSPELGRLRALESLVKGKRIKVATDLSKLNDSDLVAPIAFMGAPTIVAEKLVGGREFHDGMTVINSLLNAGIGGRNATFPLPDDCNIAVSSPSPGVITPKEDFIKTTSSGKVVAVVSCEIGGMNSIEPLILGADVGLPVIDADGMGRAFPELQMFTPAIYGANLGPCCLVSEKGECVPVIHVDTAKQLEDFMRMHTVIMGCSAAVLFGPLTVADVKTKMVWGSLTRARRLGDAVLTAQRKKESPVAAILSCETGRLLIFGKIVDVLKTTEKGFSKGHVIVKGFDSFADATVYIALQNEFIVVRRRFVDGRLGDVLASVPDLITIIDSDTGYPISTEEVKYGLRVAVLVLAAHPMLRTKRALQFVGPAAFGYDDVEFESIAEDS is encoded by the exons ATGGAAAACTTGCTACTGGGTCTCGATGTCGGCGGCACGAACACAGACTGCGTCGTACAGCGAGGAACCGTCGTGATCGGCTCCGCGAAGCGTCCGACGAGCGAAGACGTAACGGGCGGCGTCTTGGAAGCGATACGCgccgcgatcgacgacgcagcGACGCGCAACGCGCCTGCGTCCCTGTTAGCGATCGCCGAGCGAGTCGTTCGAGTTCACATCGGAACGACGCACTTCGTAAATGCGACGGTGCAGAGAAAAGGCCTCGCGCCtgtcgccgtctttcgcCTATGTGGAGACG cCAGCCGTGCCTTGCCGCCGTTCATCGACTTTCCGCCGTCTCTGACCGAAAGTGTGGAGGGatgctatttttttctcaaaggCGGCTTTCAGTTCGATCGCACACCAATCGAGACCATAGATCCGATCGAAGTTCGCgcgtgcgtcgacgagctgcgacgacgacggcctCGCTGCAAGAACATTGTCATCAGCGGTGTCTTTTCACCGTTGGACGAGTCGCAGGAGGTGGAAGTCGAAGCGATCATCAAGTCGAAGTTTCCAGAGGCGAGCGTCACTTTGTCGCATCAG GTCGGCCAAACGGGCCTattggagagagaaaatgccgctattttgaatgaatgcCTCAAGCCTCTGTGTCGAAGAATGGTCGTCTCGCTGCGTCTCGCTCTCAACGAAGCCAATCTCACATGTCCGTTCTACTTGACTCAaaacgacggcaccgtcATCAA TGCAGCGAGAGCGTCTCGATTCCCAATTCTCACGATTTCGTCCGGACCGACGAACAGCATGCGCGGTGCCGCCTTTCTATCCGGCTGCAGTGacgcaatcgtcgtcgacgtcggcggcacgacaaccgacgtcggcgttctTCGACGCGGATTTCCGCGCGAAGCGTCGAGTCAAGTCAAA ATTACGGAAGTTAAGACGAATTTTCGAATGCCGGACGTCTTCAGCATCGGACTAGGCGGCGgctctctcgtcgattttgaaaaaaatcaa ATTGGCCCTTTGAGCGTTGGTTACGAGATCGCGACCAAAGCTCTCGTCTTCGGAGGCTCGACGCTGACGGGCACCGACATTGCAGTCGCAGCTAATATGACCACAATAGGCAATAAGGCGGACGAAGTCCGTTCGTCACTTGATTCAGATGCTGTCAAACGTGTCGTATCGAAAATACACGCAATGGTCGAAGATGCAGTCGATCGCGTGAAA GTGACTGACGAAGACGTTCCTGTCAtcctcgtcggcggcggatcGATTCTGCTCGACGAAAAGCGAGACTTCAGAGGTtcctctgacgtcaaaaaaccACCGCActacgac GTGGCCAATGCCGTCGGTGCGGCTCTGAGTCAAGTGGGCGGTTCCGTCGACTACGTCATCAGCGACAAGGACGGCACGCGAGAGGAGGCTCACGCcgaggcgaaacgacgtgcCGTCGAAAAAGCCAAGCAAGCCGGCGCCGAACCCGAATCGATTcaagtcgtcgaagtcgacgaaattccATTGAGCTACTTGCCAGGAAACGCATCGCGAATCAAGGTCAAAGCCATCGGGGATATGAAAACCGATGACATAGGCGCACAAAcggacgaagaggaaatcgccgtcgacgctgaATCAGAGACCAATCCGCCTATCATAGCGGACGATGACCCAGTGGCGTCCAATCTTCTCCACTCCGCTTTATCTCTGCCCCCGTTCAATCAAACGGCTTCGGAGCCCAAcgtcgatccgtcgacgGGAGAATGGATTTTGACTGGCTACGACGTCGAGTGCGTTGCCGTCGGCGCCGGCATTCTcggttgcggcggcggcggaagtccGGAATTGGGTCGTCTGAGGGCTCTGGAATCACTCGTCAAAGGCAAACGCATCAAAGTCGCCACAGACCTTTCCAA ACTAAATGACTCCGACCTTGTCGCTCCGATTGCTTTCATGGGAGCTCCCACAATTGTAGCGGAGAAACTCGTAGGCGGACGAGAATTTCACGACGGCATGACCGTCATTAACAGTCTCCTAAACGCCG GAATCGGCGGTAGAAACGCGACGTTTCCTCTACCAGACGACTGCAACATCGCCGTCTCTAGTCCATCACCCGGTGTCATCACACCAAAAGAAGACTTTataaagacgacgtcgagtggaaaagtcgtcgctgtcgtcagTTGCGAAATCGGCGGAATGAACAGTATCGAACCGCTCATActcggcgccgacgtcggaCTTCCGGtgatcgacgccgacggcatGGGTCGCGCTTTTCCGGAATTGCAAATGTTCACGCCGGCCATATACGGAGCAAATCTCGGACCGTGTTGTCTTGTGAGCGAGAAAGGCGAATGCGTGCCGGTGATCCACGTCGACACGGCGAAGCAGCTCGAAGACTTCATGAGAATGCACACCGTTATAATGGG CTGCTCGGCGGCCGTTCTCTTCGGACCGTTGACGGTTGccgacgtcaaaacgaaaatggTTTGGGGATCGCTGACGAGAGCTCGTCgactcggcgacgccgtcttgacggcacagagaaaaaaagaatcgccGGTCGCCGCTATTCTCAGCTGCGAAACGGGCCGTCTCCTTATTTTTGGAAAG atcgtcgacgtacTGAAAACGACGGAGAAGGGATTTTCGAAAGgccacgtcatcgtcaaaggcttcgattcgttcgccgacgcgacggTCTACATCGCCTTGCAGAACGAATTCATCGTCGtgcgtcgacgcttcgtcgacggccgTCTCGGCGACGTGCTGGCCAGCGTGCCGGATCTGATCACGATCATTGACTCCGATACCGGGTATCCGATATCGACGGAGGAGGTGAAGTACGGCTTACGCGTCGCCGTGCTCGTTCTCGCCGCTCATCCCATGTTGCGCACGAAACGCGCTTTGCAGTTCGTCGGACCGGCGGCGTTCGgttacgacgacgtcgagtttgAGTCCATAGCAGAAGATTCCTAA
- the LOC136188932 gene encoding uncharacterized protein isoform X2: MGTFTIEYRVTSKDEGMRVSYQWKYKQRSRETKDYPCTKECLSIPYVKIGDSANYFCTVKVTFPDGDEVEQKSGQCQLVVRADDKAAPSAVTRKFKLGESPGLFFPAFKPWQCEDELTDVDEDDEEMVLPARKLLAWAEDSIGAESDMSAAVKTAFCEAFGQNLESLKASQSRSSTVDADADADADADAEKETGGRRTSTVTCDGAFTLLDDNAVIKFLLEMKVSDELRAKALYQVLRQFQATRDDLPPTWYGGKFTGRGGIFPGLVASLADVMLSFYGVVTITTASSTGNSLTEKLSCRKLAEANVTSVRRVAHCLSQAKKVMKKIEEFYATPEFAEEQTGERKLVATLPAPITIDKGQITFVRALDEKSLVFLAEMLDGNGSKMEVVVKFAADRYGVKPHRHCANKRLAPSLHHFMIYDDKLLMVVMEYCKDFLTINEAKSKSWYNAEQVKEKAAAAIRYLHSGDFVHGDIREFNLMTNEAGEVKLIDFDWAGKAGEVRFPRRLNHRIKWPANAYDAIHKVHDEKMLEKIPF; this comes from the exons ATGGGTACATTCACAATTGAGTATCGCGTGACTTCCAAGGACGAGGGAATGAGGGTGTCTTACCAGTGGAAGTACAAGCAGCGGTCACGTGAAACAAAAGACTATCCGTGCACAAAAGAATGCCTGTCAATTCCTTATGTCAAAATAGGCGACTCGGCAAACTATTTTTGTACAGTAAAGGTTACTTTTCCTGATGGAGATGAGGTCGAGCAGAAGTCCGGGCAATGTCAACTTGTTGTTCGTGCG GATGATAAAGCCGCGCCATCAGCAGTGACACGGAAGTTTAAGCTTGGGGAATCACCGGGTCTCTTTTTCCCTGCATTCAAACCCTGGCAATGCGAGGATGAGCTCACCGACgttgatgaagatgatgaagaaATGGTGCTGCCTGCCAGGAAATTGCTTGCGTGGGCAGAAGATAGCATTGGCGCCGAAAGTGATATGTCTGCAGCTGTTAAAACTGCATTCTGTGAGGCTTTTGGTCAAAATCTGGAGAGTCTGAAAGCTTCACAGAGCAGGTCCTCTACCGTAGATGCCGATGCCGATGCCGATGCCGATGCCGATGCCGAAAAAGAGACAGGGGGTAGAAGAACGTCAACGGTGACCTGTGACGGAGCTTTCACGCTTCTCGACGATAACGCCGTTATAAAGTTTCTTTTGGAAATGAAAGTGAGCGACGAGCTAAGAGCGAAAGCATTGTATCAAGTTCTGCGACAATTTCAAGCTACCAGAGACGACCTGCCTCCAACTTGGTATGGCGGAAAGTTCACTGGTAGAGGCGGTATTTTTCCGGGTCTTGTTGCCTCGCTTGCTGACGTGATGCTGTCCTTCTATGGTGTTGTCACAATTACTACCGCCAGTAGTACCGGAAATTCGCTCACGGAAAAATTGAGTTGTCGCAAGCTGGCCGAGGCGAACGTCACTTCTGTCAGAAGGGTAGCGCACTGCCTGAGCCAAGCTAAGAAAgtaatgaagaaaattgaagaattcTACGCAACACCGGAGTTTGCTGAAGAGCAGACAGGTGAACGAAAGTTGGTTGCTACTCTACCTGCCCCTATTACAATTGATAAGGGCCAAATCACCTTTGTTCGTGCATTGGATGAAAAATCCCTCGTATTCCTTGCCGAGATGTTAGATGGAAACGGTAGCAAAatggaagtcgtcgtcaaattcgCCGCTGATCGCTACGGTGTTAAGCCACACCGACACTGCGCTAATAAACGGTTGGCTCCTAGCCTTCATCATTTCATGATATATGACGACAAGCTTCTGATGGTGGTAATGGAGTATTGCAAGGACTTTCTCACCATTAATGAGGCAAAAAGCAAGTCATGGTACAACGCCGAGCAAGTGAAGGAGAAGGCTGCTGCAGCGATTAGATATTTGCATAGCGGCGACTTTGTTCATGGGGACATCAGAGAATTCAACTTAATGACGAATGAAGCAGGCGAAGTTAAACTCATCGACTTTGACTGGGCTGGCAAAGCAGGGGAAGTTCGTTTTCCACGCCGCCTAAATCACCGCATTAAGTGGCCAGCAAATGCATACGATGCTATCCACAAAGttcacgacgaaaaaatgctaGAAAAAATCCCTTTCTGA
- the LOC136188932 gene encoding uncharacterized protein isoform X1: MNSADDNDLAASVQDLRIEDPDPDRFKAIMAELAETKKALAEKDEALAEKDEALAEKDEALTKTKKELDIVKASYSRGKEHRTKLKKSFHVDEPPKSCCVKEMGTFTIEYRVTSKDEGMRVSYQWKYKQRSRETKDYPCTKECLSIPYVKIGDSANYFCTVKVTFPDGDEVEQKSGQCQLVVRADDKAAPSAVTRKFKLGESPGLFFPAFKPWQCEDELTDVDEDDEEMVLPARKLLAWAEDSIGAESDMSAAVKTAFCEAFGQNLESLKASQSRSSTVDADADADADADAEKETGGRRTSTVTCDGAFTLLDDNAVIKFLLEMKVSDELRAKALYQVLRQFQATRDDLPPTWYGGKFTGRGGIFPGLVASLADVMLSFYGVVTITTASSTGNSLTEKLSCRKLAEANVTSVRRVAHCLSQAKKVMKKIEEFYATPEFAEEQTGERKLVATLPAPITIDKGQITFVRALDEKSLVFLAEMLDGNGSKMEVVVKFAADRYGVKPHRHCANKRLAPSLHHFMIYDDKLLMVVMEYCKDFLTINEAKSKSWYNAEQVKEKAAAAIRYLHSGDFVHGDIREFNLMTNEAGEVKLIDFDWAGKAGEVRFPRRLNHRIKWPANAYDAIHKVHDEKMLEKIPF, encoded by the exons ATGAATTCCGCTGACGATAATG ACTTGGCAGCCAGCGTGCAAGATCTTCGCATCGAAGATCCAGATCCTGATCGTTTCAAGGCGATAATGGCAGAATTGGCTGAGACAAAGAAAGCCTTGgcagagaaagacgaagccttggcagagaaagacgaagccttggcagagaaagacgaagcTTTGACTAAGACCAAGAAGGAATTGGACATTGTAAAGGCATCTTACAGTCGAGGGAAGGAGCATAGGACGAAACTGA AGAAGAGTTTCCATGTTGATGAGCCACCAAAATCGTGCTGCGTGAAGGAGATGGGTACATTCACAATTGAGTATCGCGTGACTTCCAAGGACGAGGGAATGAGGGTGTCTTACCAGTGGAAGTACAAGCAGCGGTCACGTGAAACAAAAGACTATCCGTGCACAAAAGAATGCCTGTCAATTCCTTATGTCAAAATAGGCGACTCGGCAAACTATTTTTGTACAGTAAAGGTTACTTTTCCTGATGGAGATGAGGTCGAGCAGAAGTCCGGGCAATGTCAACTTGTTGTTCGTGCG GATGATAAAGCCGCGCCATCAGCAGTGACACGGAAGTTTAAGCTTGGGGAATCACCGGGTCTCTTTTTCCCTGCATTCAAACCCTGGCAATGCGAGGATGAGCTCACCGACgttgatgaagatgatgaagaaATGGTGCTGCCTGCCAGGAAATTGCTTGCGTGGGCAGAAGATAGCATTGGCGCCGAAAGTGATATGTCTGCAGCTGTTAAAACTGCATTCTGTGAGGCTTTTGGTCAAAATCTGGAGAGTCTGAAAGCTTCACAGAGCAGGTCCTCTACCGTAGATGCCGATGCCGATGCCGATGCCGATGCCGATGCCGAAAAAGAGACAGGGGGTAGAAGAACGTCAACGGTGACCTGTGACGGAGCTTTCACGCTTCTCGACGATAACGCCGTTATAAAGTTTCTTTTGGAAATGAAAGTGAGCGACGAGCTAAGAGCGAAAGCATTGTATCAAGTTCTGCGACAATTTCAAGCTACCAGAGACGACCTGCCTCCAACTTGGTATGGCGGAAAGTTCACTGGTAGAGGCGGTATTTTTCCGGGTCTTGTTGCCTCGCTTGCTGACGTGATGCTGTCCTTCTATGGTGTTGTCACAATTACTACCGCCAGTAGTACCGGAAATTCGCTCACGGAAAAATTGAGTTGTCGCAAGCTGGCCGAGGCGAACGTCACTTCTGTCAGAAGGGTAGCGCACTGCCTGAGCCAAGCTAAGAAAgtaatgaagaaaattgaagaattcTACGCAACACCGGAGTTTGCTGAAGAGCAGACAGGTGAACGAAAGTTGGTTGCTACTCTACCTGCCCCTATTACAATTGATAAGGGCCAAATCACCTTTGTTCGTGCATTGGATGAAAAATCCCTCGTATTCCTTGCCGAGATGTTAGATGGAAACGGTAGCAAAatggaagtcgtcgtcaaattcgCCGCTGATCGCTACGGTGTTAAGCCACACCGACACTGCGCTAATAAACGGTTGGCTCCTAGCCTTCATCATTTCATGATATATGACGACAAGCTTCTGATGGTGGTAATGGAGTATTGCAAGGACTTTCTCACCATTAATGAGGCAAAAAGCAAGTCATGGTACAACGCCGAGCAAGTGAAGGAGAAGGCTGCTGCAGCGATTAGATATTTGCATAGCGGCGACTTTGTTCATGGGGACATCAGAGAATTCAACTTAATGACGAATGAAGCAGGCGAAGTTAAACTCATCGACTTTGACTGGGCTGGCAAAGCAGGGGAAGTTCGTTTTCCACGCCGCCTAAATCACCGCATTAAGTGGCCAGCAAATGCATACGATGCTATCCACAAAGttcacgacgaaaaaatgctaGAAAAAATCCCTTTCTGA
- the LOC136189450 gene encoding uncharacterized protein, which yields MTRRSETGRVVVAEWLRRWTATVSGMRMLSNGVSPRRVFFAQTDCPLQRYFCSSRTLPAQQLSWQRLNERMGEPLAVQERRNQLYGPQRLAPGERARTLLQADNVLRKGELYDSGGAWKTTTGDFFKKPPVSDNRGERHSLTGKTQLKTNFTLGSDDVAKKSTFQDDYVKKSAERTQSFVPPGFNDIHLADMAPKYMENKAFGSSLYKSDFDGKERWDQWTKTVGPRGLLVTPKQRHKTTTYLRATHFDLGSDPTNLTSETMSSYVPTTASQMTGEATLTAAASDRATSHVFRSGDYNVEGRPGEYMSTQKSDYRHFPAAGMSTKTAIAYDHILPRQSASETGSALKALLQEQNYGLFQNPRDPTSVTLGRAFMKYDQDRSGFITFDELKAMVNDLIDVPASDAELRDLLKECDQNNDGKIDYLEFFQALNKHSRPVPIDDAFLSVQRESFKGDQVREEKTTTRRELHKDPLADCEYQIGTHFQFGTDDVKKSSVSHEDFSRRKVTAKPQKCAPPPSSKVMHEVEPNWSLGMTVSQSDYAANRVAGNEGARGDVAGNKERHSQNSVYLSCNLDEHKELRQQSLTQSSYQGQGGDRAAPTAPPSQYDHLRADDALAEPPIGAAKSESQTKYLLPISNVEIAAQRRRDNLTEQRQRRRDNKDSHFAFGFDPETKTTEQRSEFQARAARPDVPAAGVKALPRATYSHVLPTEPSREAGGLGDELKKKSYAKHVNPRDPSQIKMTAAFLDIDTDLSGKITRDELATVCRRYGIDIDPVSLDDLIRRCDRDGDGMIDYNEFAHAFSTRTPVDGSFETVTRSDYKPVHQRKLTDMQKRVIEVDERRNRAAETTHFFHVDHSGNLPLSTTSQDFIKPEAMNKPKAAGL from the exons ATGACGCGACGTTCTGAAACAGGTCGAGTAGTCGTGGCCGAGTGGTTAAGGCGTTGGACTGCTACGGTGTCCGGAATGCGGATGCTATCCAATGGGGTCTCCCCGCGCAG GGTCTTTTTCGCTCAAACGGACTGTCCTTTGCAGCGATATTTTTGTTCCTCGCGCACGCTACCTGCGCAACAACTCTCTTGGCAACGCCTAAACGAAAGGATGGGGGAGCCTCTAGCTGTGCAGGAAAGGCGAAATCAACTGTATGGTCCCCAGCGACTAGCGCCGGGAGAGAGAGCCCGAACGCTACTCCAAGCCGATAACGTTCTGCGAAAAGGCGAACTCTACGACAGCGGCGGCGCTTGGAAGACGACAACAGGTGATTTCTTCAAG AAGCCTCCAGTGAGTGATAATAGAGGGGAAAGGCATAGTTTGACCGGAAAGACTCAA TTGAAGACGAATTTCACGCTCGGATccgacgacgtggcgaaaaaatcgacgtttcaAGACGACTACGTGAAAAAGTCGGCGGAGAGAACCCAATCGTTCGTTCCTCCCGGTTTCAACGACATCCACTTGGCc GACATGGCTCCCAAGTACATGGAAAACAAAGCATTCGGTTCGTCCCTGTACAAATCAGACTTTGACGGAAAAGAG cgaTGGGATCAGTGGACCAAAACGGTTGGTCCTAGAGGATTGCTTGTTACGCCAAAGCAACGGcacaaaacgacgacttATCTGAGAGCCACGCACTTTGACTTGGGTAGCGATCCAACGAA tttgacgtcagagacgATGTCCTCCTACGTGCCCACCACTGCATCTCAGATGACTGGGGAGGCTACTTTGACGGCAGCTGCCTCTgatcgagcgacgtcgcacgTATTTCGATCTGGCGACTATAACGTCGAAGGACGACCGGGCGAGTATATGTCAACTCAAAAAAGCGACTACAGGCATTTTCCAGCGGCGGGAATGTCAACTAAAACGGCTATTGCCTACGATCACATTCTCCCAAG GCAGTCTGCTAGTGAGACGGGGAGTGCGCTGAAGGCGTTGCTCCAGGAACAGAACTACGGGCTATTTCAGAATCCTCGCGATCCGACGAGCGTCACGTTGGGCCGAGCCTTTATGAAATATGATCAGGACCG ATCGGGATTTATCACGTTTGATGAGCTGAAGGCGATGGTCAACGATCTGATCGACGTGCCCGCGTCCGACGCCGAATTGAGAGACTTGCTAAAGGAGTGCGATCAGAACAACGACGGAAAAATCGACTATTTGGAGTTCTTTCAGGCATTGAACA AGCATTCGAGGCCGGTGCCCATTGACGACGCTTTTCTCAGCGTTCAAAGGGAAAGCTTCAAGGGAGATCAAGTGCGCgaggaaaagacgacgacgagacgggaATTACATAAAG aTCCTTTGGCTGATTGCGAATACCAAATAGGCACTCACTTCCAG TTTGGCacggatgacgtcaagaagtcATCTGTTTCTCATGAAg ATTTTTCTCGGAGAAAGGTGACGGCAAAACCGCAAAAGTGTGCGCCGCCTCCTTCGTCGAAGGTTATGCACGAGGTGGAGCCGAACTGGTCGCTCGGCATGACCGTCAGCCAGTCGGACTACGCAGCGAATCGCGTCGCTGGGAACGAG gGTGCACGCGGCGATGTAGCCGGAAACAAG GAACGGCACAGTCAGAATTCTGTTTATCTCTCCTGCAATTTGGACGAACACAAGGAGCTAAGGCAACAGTCTT tgacTCAGTCGTCGTATCAAGGCCAAGGCGGCGATCGAGCCGCTCCAACCGCTCCCCCATCGCAGTACGATCACCTTCGCGCGGACGACGCGCTCGCCGAGCCGCCGATCGGAGCGGCCAAGTCGGAATCGCAGACCAAGTATCTACTGCCTATTTCGAACGTGGAAATCGCCGctcaacgccgacgagacaATCTGACCGAGCAAAGGCAGAGACGTCGAGACAATAAAGACAGTCACTTTGCATTTGGCTTCGATCCCGAAACAAAAACCACTGAACAG CGATCCGAGTTTCAAGCGCGTGCCGCACGCCCAGACGTTCCCGCTGCCGGCGTTAAAGCGTTGCCAAGAGCGACGTATTCTCACGTTCTTCCAAC CGAACCTTCTCGGGAAGCTGGTGGTCTCGGTGACgagttgaaaaagaagagctaTGCTAA gCACGTGAATCCTCGAGATCCATCCCAAATCAAAATGACGGCCGCGTTTTTGGACATCGACACGGATTTGTCGGGCAAAATCACtcgcgacgaattggcgACGGTGTGCCGTCGATACGGAATCGACATCGATCCCGTCTCGTTGGACGACCTCATTCGTCGATGCGATCgggacggcgacgggatGATCGACTACAACGAATTCGCGCACGCcttttcgacgcgaacgccTGTCGACGGAAGTTTCGAGACGGTGACGCGGAGCGACTATAAACCCGTGCACCAAcgaaa GCTCACTGATATGCAGAAAAGGGTTATAGAGGTTGAtgaacgaagaaatcgagCGGCCGAGACGACTCACTTTTTTCATGTGGATCACTCAGGGA ATCTCCCGTTATCGACGACAAGTCAAGATTTCATCAAACCAGAGGCAATGAACA AGCCCAAAGCAGCTGGCTTGTAG